A single region of the Halopiger xanaduensis SH-6 genome encodes:
- a CDS encoding zinc-dependent metalloprotease — translation MNLYRSARAVAGASGDDAIDWRSAAEAAKAATDPGSIDLEPGEAEAYASDVRDARAGVRSVSGLEFDVPETVEIQNRHHWIDANVATFERVMSTLENHANTSTFPGIARTINTGTMTVMLSFLGRNVLGQYDPLLLADTPDDEHALYFVRPNILNAAEALEVDADRFRRWIAFHEVTHAAEFGAAPWLSDHLEQRMEEGIATLSQGSFDREAFRDLDAAMTVVEGYAELLMDHAFDDEYEDLRRKLDERRQGRGPLQQLFRRLLGLGLKRRQYERGKNFFEYVVSTRDLETAALVWEGPEYLPSHDELDSPELWLRRVER, via the coding sequence GTGAATCTCTATCGCAGCGCCCGGGCCGTTGCCGGGGCGTCCGGCGACGATGCGATCGACTGGCGATCGGCCGCCGAGGCCGCCAAGGCCGCCACCGATCCCGGCTCGATCGACCTCGAGCCCGGCGAGGCCGAGGCCTACGCGAGCGACGTTCGCGACGCCCGCGCCGGCGTCCGGTCGGTGTCGGGACTCGAGTTCGACGTCCCCGAGACCGTCGAGATCCAGAACCGCCACCACTGGATCGACGCCAACGTCGCGACCTTCGAACGCGTCATGAGCACGCTCGAGAACCACGCTAACACCAGCACGTTCCCCGGCATCGCCCGAACGATCAACACCGGGACGATGACCGTCATGCTCTCCTTCCTCGGGCGGAACGTCCTCGGCCAGTACGATCCGCTCCTGCTCGCGGACACCCCCGACGACGAGCACGCGCTGTACTTCGTCCGGCCGAACATCCTCAACGCGGCCGAGGCCCTCGAGGTCGACGCCGACCGGTTCCGCCGCTGGATCGCCTTCCACGAGGTGACCCACGCCGCGGAGTTCGGCGCCGCCCCGTGGCTCTCCGACCACCTCGAGCAGCGCATGGAGGAGGGCATCGCGACGCTCTCGCAAGGTTCGTTCGACCGCGAGGCGTTCCGCGACCTCGACGCGGCGATGACCGTCGTCGAGGGGTACGCCGAACTGCTGATGGACCACGCCTTCGACGACGAGTACGAGGACCTGCGCCGCAAGTTAGACGAGCGCCGGCAGGGTCGCGGCCCGCTGCAGCAGCTGTTCCGCCGACTGCTCGGGCTCGGCCTCAAGCGCCGCCAGTACGAGCGCGGCAAGAACTTCTTCGAGTACGTCGTCTCGACGCGCGACCTCGAGACGGCCGCCTTAGTCTGGGAGGGGCCGGAGTACCTGCCGAGTCACGACGAACTCGATTCGCCGGAGCTGTGGCTGCGACGCGTCGAACGGTAG
- a CDS encoding LSM domain-containing protein: MSGRPLDILEASLGERVTVRLKSGDEYVGELTGYDQHMNLVLEDATIPVGGTVEEEEPVEDTTIIRGDNVVSITP, from the coding sequence ATGAGTGGACGACCGCTGGACATCCTCGAGGCGTCGCTCGGCGAACGCGTCACGGTTCGACTCAAGAGCGGTGACGAGTACGTCGGCGAACTCACGGGCTACGACCAGCACATGAATCTCGTGTTAGAGGATGCGACGATTCCCGTCGGGGGAACCGTAGAAGAGGAGGAGCCGGTCGAAGACACAACCATTATACGCGGCGATAACGTCGTTTCGATCACTCCATGA